In Spirosoma aureum, a single genomic region encodes these proteins:
- a CDS encoding acyltransferase family protein, producing MQSFVSTSTAKFQSIPVASGRLLSLDFFRGLTVAAMILVNNPGDWGHIYAPLEHAPWHGWTPTDLIFPFFLFIVGVSITFALGRPDGAREGVIIKIVKRSATLFLLGLFLNFFPRFDISIVRIPGVLQRIALVYLACSLIFLKTTPRQQITLLVILLIGYCLLLTVIPVPGVGYANLEPETNLAAWFDRTFITPAHVYKPAKVWDPEGLLSTLPAIGTGLLGLLTGTWLRSNRSAAEKIAWLFTAGCLSTLAGLIWNGFFPINKALWTSSFVLVAGGLAMLGLALSYWLIDVKGYRRGVLPFVAFGVNAITVFFLSGLIPRIMNMIHVAQADGTEVGLKEYLYRSFIVPLFGNPVNASLAGALTFVLIWFGILWWMYRKNVIIKV from the coding sequence ATGCAATCATTTGTCTCAACAAGTACGGCTAAGTTCCAGAGTATTCCGGTTGCATCCGGACGGTTGCTCTCGCTCGATTTCTTTCGGGGCCTGACTGTCGCAGCCATGATTCTGGTCAACAATCCTGGCGACTGGGGCCACATCTATGCCCCGTTGGAACATGCGCCCTGGCATGGCTGGACACCCACCGACCTTATTTTTCCGTTCTTCCTGTTTATTGTTGGTGTATCGATAACGTTTGCCCTGGGGCGGCCCGATGGGGCCAGGGAAGGAGTGATCATTAAGATCGTAAAGCGAAGTGCAACGCTTTTTCTGCTGGGCCTGTTTTTGAATTTTTTCCCCAGGTTTGACATCTCGATCGTACGAATTCCCGGCGTATTGCAGCGCATTGCTCTGGTGTATCTGGCCTGTTCACTTATTTTCCTGAAAACAACGCCACGGCAGCAAATCACACTTCTCGTTATACTCCTCATAGGATATTGTCTTTTGCTTACAGTCATTCCGGTTCCGGGTGTTGGGTATGCCAACCTTGAGCCCGAAACAAATCTGGCGGCCTGGTTCGATCGGACGTTTATTACGCCGGCTCACGTTTACAAACCCGCTAAAGTCTGGGATCCGGAAGGGCTGCTGAGTACGTTACCTGCTATTGGTACGGGTTTACTGGGCTTGCTGACCGGGACCTGGCTACGTTCCAATCGTTCGGCTGCGGAGAAAATAGCCTGGCTTTTTACCGCCGGCTGTCTAAGCACGCTAGCTGGGTTGATCTGGAATGGATTTTTTCCAATTAACAAAGCCCTATGGACCAGTTCGTTCGTGCTGGTGGCAGGTGGTTTGGCCATGCTCGGGTTGGCGCTAAGTTATTGGCTGATCGATGTTAAAGGCTATCGGCGGGGTGTGCTCCCTTTTGTGGCGTTTGGGGTGAATGCGATCACTGTATTCTTCCTGTCAGGGCTGATTCCGCGGATCATGAACATGATTCATGTTGCTCAGGCTGATGGTACCGAAGTGGGGCTGAAAGAATACCTCTATCGATCATTCATTGTCCCTCTTTTTGGCAATCCTGTCAATGCGTCGCTGGCGGGTGCTCTGACGTTCGTGCTGATCTGGTTTGGGATTTTGTGGTGGATGTATCGAAAAAATGTTATTATTAAGGTGTGA
- a CDS encoding DUF7010 family protein → MDFDQALTNQKRNYFVDANAGLSLPVAGTIYWAILGIAGFYLKPGYWMLLAFCTSGLLFPLGMALQKPFKSNLMVKTPLSSLIPYALFSMMLSWAITVPASSLDKSLAPLCLAIGMSIHWPIIGWIYDSKVCQLHALIRALLVVACWYLLPNYRFTVLPLVVSGVYTLTVLGLQWEVTKVREQRVLRSESTLVNA, encoded by the coding sequence ATGGATTTCGATCAGGCACTTACGAATCAGAAACGGAATTATTTTGTGGATGCCAATGCAGGGCTCTCGTTACCTGTAGCCGGCACTATTTACTGGGCTATTCTGGGTATAGCGGGCTTTTATTTAAAACCCGGTTACTGGATGCTGCTGGCTTTTTGCACAAGTGGTTTATTGTTTCCGCTGGGGATGGCTCTACAAAAGCCGTTCAAATCAAACCTGATGGTGAAAACGCCTTTATCAAGTCTTATACCCTATGCACTTTTTTCGATGATGCTGAGCTGGGCCATTACCGTTCCGGCCAGTAGTCTCGATAAATCATTGGCACCGCTTTGCCTCGCCATCGGGATGAGCATCCACTGGCCCATCATTGGCTGGATTTATGATAGTAAAGTATGCCAGTTGCACGCCTTAATCCGGGCTTTACTCGTAGTTGCCTGCTGGTATCTACTTCCTAATTATCGCTTTACAGTCTTGCCTCTAGTTGTTTCCGGCGTTTACACCCTAACGGTTCTGGGGCTACAGTGGGAGGTCACCAAAGTTCGGGAACAACGTGTTCTCCGCTCGGAATCAACGCTGGTGAACGCCTGA
- the nagB gene encoding glucosamine-6-phosphate deaminase yields the protein MISESQLFDNPDGQLPGEPTLGESTLGLSATGGPIQSAITYEKIPTHIYADAKDASRAVAQEIAELIRQKQREGKPCVLGLATGSSPKTVYAELIRMHREEGLSFHNVISFNLDEYYPMEPDSLQSYWRFMREQLFDHVDIPQGNYHVPDGTLSVDKVAEFTKQYEAAIEAAGGLDFQLLGIGGNGHIGFNEPGSLINSHTRLMMLDNSTRAAAAADFGGLPKTPRKAITMGVSSILGARRVVLLAWGERKAPVIRGAVEGLVTELNPASYLQTHPNALFVIDQAAASELTRIKTPWLVDSVIWDNNMKKKAVTYLSVALGKPILKLTDRDYNDNGMSDLLAQYGQSYDINIDVFNQLQHTITGWPGGKPNADDTNRPERAQPAKKRCLIFSPHPDDDIISMGGTFQRLVDQGHEVHIGYQTSGNIAVADDEALRFADYVVDFNTKFGIDSPEATRIFQDAAASLREKKDSEMDTVEVRYVKGLIRMGEAKSTCRFVGIPVSNAHFMNMPFYETGKVAKKPLSEEDIRITMSLIEEVKPHQIYAAGDLADPHGTHKVCLDAVLEAVRRLKQADFMKDCWIWLYRGAWAEWDIHEIEMAVPMSPDQVTKKRLGIFKHQSQKDGVVYQGTDSREFWQRAEERNRGTAELYNRLGLAEYEAMEAFVRWRF from the coding sequence ATGATCTCGGAGTCACAACTATTCGACAATCCAGACGGGCAATTGCCAGGCGAGCCCACGCTGGGCGAATCTACGCTCGGCCTATCCGCCACCGGTGGTCCGATCCAGTCGGCCATCACTTATGAAAAAATTCCTACGCACATCTACGCTGACGCAAAAGATGCGTCTAGGGCGGTAGCACAGGAAATCGCCGAGCTGATTCGGCAGAAACAACGTGAGGGCAAACCTTGCGTATTAGGGCTGGCAACTGGCTCATCGCCTAAAACGGTTTATGCCGAACTGATTCGGATGCACCGCGAAGAAGGCCTGAGTTTCCACAATGTTATTTCGTTCAACCTGGACGAATACTACCCAATGGAGCCTGATTCGCTGCAAAGTTATTGGCGATTCATGCGGGAGCAACTGTTCGACCATGTCGACATTCCTCAGGGAAATTACCATGTTCCCGACGGAACGCTGTCAGTCGATAAAGTTGCCGAATTTACGAAGCAGTACGAAGCCGCCATTGAAGCCGCTGGCGGCCTTGATTTTCAGTTGCTTGGTATTGGTGGTAACGGCCATATCGGATTTAACGAACCGGGCTCACTGATCAACTCGCATACCCGGCTGATGATGCTCGATAACTCGACTCGGGCTGCTGCTGCTGCCGATTTCGGTGGGCTTCCTAAAACTCCGCGTAAGGCCATCACTATGGGCGTTTCCAGTATTTTAGGAGCCCGTCGTGTCGTTCTGCTGGCCTGGGGTGAGCGGAAAGCGCCTGTTATTCGTGGTGCGGTCGAAGGCCTTGTTACTGAGCTTAATCCGGCGTCGTATTTACAAACGCATCCAAACGCGTTGTTTGTAATTGACCAGGCAGCTGCTTCGGAGTTGACCCGTATAAAAACACCCTGGCTGGTAGATTCAGTCATATGGGACAACAATATGAAGAAGAAGGCGGTCACCTACCTGTCGGTAGCACTTGGCAAGCCAATTCTGAAATTGACTGACCGTGATTATAATGACAACGGTATGAGCGATCTGCTGGCTCAATACGGACAGTCGTATGACATCAATATTGACGTTTTCAACCAGCTTCAGCACACCATTACGGGCTGGCCAGGCGGCAAACCGAATGCTGACGATACCAACCGGCCTGAGCGTGCTCAACCGGCTAAAAAACGCTGCCTGATCTTTAGCCCCCATCCCGACGACGACATAATTTCGATGGGTGGTACATTCCAGCGTCTTGTCGATCAGGGCCATGAAGTACACATAGGGTATCAAACCTCTGGCAATATTGCCGTGGCTGATGATGAAGCATTACGCTTTGCCGATTACGTAGTTGATTTCAATACGAAGTTTGGTATTGACAGCCCCGAAGCTACCCGGATTTTCCAGGACGCTGCCGCTTCGTTGCGAGAGAAGAAGGATAGTGAAATGGACACCGTTGAAGTACGGTATGTGAAGGGGCTGATTCGGATGGGTGAAGCCAAATCGACCTGCCGCTTTGTCGGTATTCCGGTTTCGAATGCTCATTTCATGAATATGCCCTTCTACGAAACAGGGAAAGTAGCTAAAAAGCCCCTGAGCGAAGAAGATATCAGGATTACAATGTCCCTGATCGAAGAAGTTAAGCCACATCAGATCTATGCGGCTGGTGACCTTGCCGATCCGCATGGTACGCATAAAGTCTGTTTAGATGCTGTTCTGGAAGCCGTTCGTCGGTTGAAACAGGCCGACTTTATGAAAGACTGCTGGATATGGCTTTATCGTGGTGCCTGGGCTGAGTGGGATATTCACGAAATAGAGATGGCCGTACCAATGTCACCCGATCAGGTGACGAAAAAGAGATTAGGTATCTTTAAGCACCAGTCTCAGAAAGACGGCGTGGTCTATCAGGGCACCGATTCACGGGAGTTCTGGCAGCGTGCCGAAGAGCGTAACCGGGGAACAGCTGAACTCTATAACCGATTAGGTTTAGCCGAATATGAAGCCATGGAAGCGTTTGTGCGCTGGCGGTTCTAA
- a CDS encoding Gfo/Idh/MocA family protein, whose protein sequence is METTAPKEREIGIGVIGMGGFGLFAVQQFVQTPHTRLVAIAGSKREEAIRTAKRFGAEQLASLEELVNHPDVDVVYIATPPFLHYEQAMLALNAGKHVICEKPLAMNPEQGREMIETARQKGLLMVTNLMQRYNPMFARIKHLIDKKLLGEFLHGYFENYAGDEGLSPEHWFWDRSKSGGIFIEHGVHFFDMFAGWLGEGTVKAAQIVKRPDSNDIEDQVQATVEYGDDVTGRKLVNFYHGFTQTGRMDRQEMRLLFERGDVTLFEWVPTRMVLRCVADEETTRALMDLFPGAQLNVTANIGGKDQPLRGRHKEFEAYQQIEIRFGFETEKQHLYSELLRLMFRDQAGAIHYPDKHRIIREENGLQSLQTAADADQLARQ, encoded by the coding sequence ATGGAAACAACCGCGCCAAAAGAACGCGAAATCGGGATCGGAGTCATTGGAATGGGTGGTTTTGGCCTGTTTGCCGTTCAGCAATTTGTACAGACACCACACACTAGACTGGTAGCTATTGCCGGGTCGAAACGCGAAGAAGCTATTCGGACGGCCAAACGCTTCGGTGCTGAGCAATTAGCCAGTCTTGAGGAGTTAGTCAATCATCCGGATGTCGATGTCGTCTACATCGCTACACCGCCCTTTCTGCACTATGAGCAGGCCATGCTGGCGCTGAATGCCGGTAAACACGTTATCTGCGAAAAGCCACTGGCAATGAATCCCGAACAAGGCCGGGAGATGATCGAGACCGCCCGGCAAAAGGGCTTGCTGATGGTTACGAACCTGATGCAGCGGTACAACCCCATGTTTGCCCGAATCAAACACCTGATCGATAAAAAACTGCTCGGTGAATTTCTGCACGGCTATTTTGAAAACTACGCTGGCGATGAAGGGCTCTCGCCCGAACACTGGTTCTGGGATCGTAGTAAAAGCGGAGGTATTTTCATTGAACACGGGGTTCACTTCTTCGATATGTTCGCAGGCTGGCTTGGTGAAGGAACAGTTAAAGCCGCCCAGATAGTGAAGCGGCCAGATAGCAATGATATTGAGGATCAGGTGCAGGCAACTGTTGAGTATGGCGATGATGTTACGGGCCGAAAGCTGGTCAATTTTTATCATGGTTTCACACAAACCGGCCGGATGGATCGCCAGGAAATGCGGTTGCTTTTTGAACGCGGTGACGTTACCCTTTTTGAATGGGTACCTACCCGGATGGTTTTACGATGTGTTGCCGATGAAGAAACAACCCGTGCCCTGATGGACCTTTTCCCGGGTGCCCAGCTAAACGTGACTGCCAACATTGGCGGTAAGGATCAGCCTTTACGCGGACGTCACAAAGAATTTGAGGCTTATCAGCAAATCGAGATACGATTCGGTTTTGAGACTGAAAAGCAGCACCTCTACAGTGAATTGCTCCGGCTCATGTTTCGGGATCAGGCTGGCGCTATTCACTACCCGGATAAACACCGGATCATCCGGGAGGAAAATGGATTACAATCGCTGCAAACAGCCGCTGATGCCGATCAGTTAGCCCGGCAGTAA
- a CDS encoding NUDIX domain-containing protein has protein sequence MAQMNYCPQCASPLVSGMAGGRERLICSKPCGYVHWNNPLPVVGAIVEYDNDTVILIQNKGWPAEWFGLVTGFLEKDEEPDEAILRELKEELELDGQVIDRVGIYTFHQRNELIITYHVRATGEIRMDEDELQAYKIVSISELQPWPFGTGKAVKEWLANR, from the coding sequence ATGGCTCAAATGAATTATTGCCCTCAGTGTGCCAGCCCCTTAGTTTCGGGAATGGCTGGCGGGCGAGAACGCCTTATCTGCTCCAAACCTTGTGGTTACGTACACTGGAACAATCCACTGCCTGTTGTTGGCGCTATTGTTGAATATGATAATGATACCGTTATCCTTATTCAGAATAAAGGCTGGCCTGCCGAATGGTTCGGACTGGTAACGGGATTTCTCGAAAAAGATGAAGAACCCGATGAAGCCATACTGAGGGAGTTGAAAGAAGAGTTAGAATTGGACGGGCAGGTGATTGACCGGGTAGGAATTTATACATTTCATCAGCGAAATGAACTCATTATAACGTACCACGTTCGGGCAACGGGCGAAATCAGGATGGATGAAGATGAGTTACAGGCCTATAAAATCGTATCCATCAGCGAGCTTCAACCTTGGCCTTTTGGTACAGGAAAAGCCGTAAAAGAATGGTTGGCCAACAGGTGA
- a CDS encoding NUDIX hydrolase, whose product MTYSEQLNAFYKMVSDECVQGVSLDCVIFGFHDTRLKVLLLRWKNTQEWCLPGGFIYKTESVDVAAERVLRERTGLDQLFLQQFHLFGDAVRYNREDTWQRQKMPMPFESGGWPERTLSIGYYAVVDQTKVMPTADFMTDECRWWEVSDLPSLLYDHQHIVEVALQTLRLQLSWQPIGLNLMPEKFTIPELQRLYEAVLGRLLDARNFHKKIMGLHILTRLDERRTGKAHKSPYLYQFDRENYQKALISGNLSFV is encoded by the coding sequence ATGACCTATTCTGAACAGCTGAATGCCTTTTATAAAATGGTGTCCGATGAATGCGTACAGGGTGTATCGCTCGACTGCGTAATCTTTGGTTTTCATGATACACGCCTGAAAGTGCTGCTCTTACGATGGAAAAACACTCAGGAATGGTGTTTGCCCGGCGGCTTCATTTATAAAACAGAATCCGTCGATGTGGCGGCCGAACGAGTGTTACGTGAGCGGACCGGTTTAGATCAGTTGTTTTTACAACAATTTCATCTGTTTGGTGATGCTGTCCGATATAACCGGGAGGATACCTGGCAAAGGCAGAAAATGCCAATGCCTTTTGAGAGTGGTGGATGGCCCGAGCGTACACTATCAATTGGTTATTATGCAGTGGTCGATCAGACAAAGGTGATGCCAACGGCTGATTTTATGACGGATGAATGCCGTTGGTGGGAAGTAAGCGATTTGCCTTCCCTGCTCTATGATCACCAGCATATTGTGGAAGTAGCATTGCAAACGCTTCGGCTACAGCTTAGCTGGCAGCCAATTGGCCTGAACCTGATGCCAGAAAAATTTACGATTCCTGAATTGCAACGGCTCTATGAAGCTGTACTGGGAAGATTGCTGGATGCCCGAAATTTTCACAAAAAAATCATGGGGCTACATATACTAACCCGATTAGATGAACGCCGAACCGGTAAAGCGCATAAATCGCCCTATCTATACCAGTTTGATCGGGAAAATTACCAGAAAGCCCTTATCAGTGGTAATTTGAGCTTTGTTTAG
- a CDS encoding carboxylesterase family protein, with product MPFIRSLTMLSLAATLALPRTSYSQKLPAGPQVVTFFSDVDDTEQPYGLYVPKNYNPRKKYPLVIMLHGAGSNHRLSLRRVFGKSNAQGETDIEATRYFPEWADVNYIVASPFARGTAGYQGIPEKDVYDVVADVKKRFNIDEDRTYLTGLSMGGGGTLWIGLSRPDIWAAIAPVCPAPPRGTDDLAANATNFPVHLFQGDADPAVKPEGTRQWVKRFQDLGVNVTYKEYPGVKHDSWVQAYENEFIFGWFNQFKRNRFPERVRFTTRQYKYPSAYWVRIDQLTPGMLANVDAKFSGANHIDITTTNLGALTLKLTGHPSFKAKRPVDVVIDGKAISAQVSDSLTLVKREGGWEAGIYQPTPTAKHAGAEGPISAAIAGRHLYVYGTADNPSADVLKTRQEIATQAANWATYRGEFLGRIMVFPHVVADKDVRPSDLESSNLILFGTKETNKLVNQYSDRLPMQLSSAASDYGLFYIFPMNNHYVAISSGQPWWAGTETPNYFTNRALDAINGFKDFVLFKESSKTPIVSGYFDHSWHVPDAEAKALTETGVVTVNAGPIVSTK from the coding sequence ATGCCATTCATTCGGTCTTTGACAATGCTCTCGCTGGCAGCTACATTGGCTTTACCACGAACGTCCTACAGCCAAAAACTGCCCGCTGGCCCTCAGGTAGTAACCTTCTTTTCGGATGTTGATGATACTGAACAGCCTTATGGATTATATGTCCCCAAGAATTATAACCCCAGGAAAAAATACCCGCTTGTTATCATGCTCCACGGTGCAGGCTCGAATCATCGGCTGTCGCTCCGGCGCGTATTTGGCAAGAGTAACGCACAGGGCGAAACCGATATCGAAGCCACCCGCTATTTCCCGGAATGGGCCGACGTGAATTATATTGTTGCCTCCCCTTTTGCGCGTGGCACCGCTGGCTATCAGGGAATTCCCGAAAAAGATGTTTATGACGTCGTAGCGGATGTCAAAAAACGCTTTAACATCGATGAAGACCGCACCTACCTAACTGGCCTGTCGATGGGCGGGGGCGGTACGCTCTGGATTGGGCTAAGTCGTCCTGATATTTGGGCGGCTATTGCGCCGGTTTGCCCGGCCCCTCCCAGAGGCACCGACGACCTGGCAGCGAATGCAACCAATTTCCCGGTGCATCTATTTCAGGGGGATGCCGATCCGGCGGTGAAACCAGAAGGCACCCGGCAATGGGTGAAACGTTTCCAGGATTTAGGCGTCAACGTAACCTATAAAGAATATCCCGGCGTTAAACACGACAGTTGGGTACAGGCCTATGAGAACGAGTTTATCTTCGGCTGGTTCAATCAGTTTAAGCGGAACCGTTTTCCTGAGCGAGTACGCTTTACGACCCGGCAATACAAATATCCATCAGCTTATTGGGTTCGAATTGACCAGCTAACACCTGGTATGCTAGCCAATGTCGACGCAAAATTTTCTGGAGCCAACCACATCGATATCACGACGACAAATCTGGGGGCATTAACACTTAAGCTGACAGGGCATCCTAGCTTCAAAGCGAAACGGCCAGTCGATGTCGTTATTGATGGTAAAGCTATAAGTGCTCAGGTAAGTGACTCGCTTACCCTCGTCAAACGTGAAGGAGGCTGGGAAGCGGGTATTTACCAACCCACGCCTACAGCTAAACACGCAGGGGCAGAAGGGCCTATCAGTGCCGCAATTGCCGGTCGGCATCTGTATGTTTATGGCACAGCCGATAACCCATCGGCCGATGTACTGAAAACACGACAGGAAATTGCGACTCAGGCGGCCAACTGGGCTACCTATCGAGGGGAGTTTCTAGGGCGTATTATGGTATTTCCGCATGTTGTGGCCGATAAAGATGTTCGGCCAAGCGATCTGGAAAGTTCAAATCTGATTCTATTTGGCACCAAAGAAACCAACAAGCTGGTGAACCAATACAGCGATCGATTGCCCATGCAGCTATCGTCAGCGGCCAGTGATTACGGCTTATTTTACATCTTCCCGATGAATAATCACTATGTAGCCATCAGTTCCGGACAACCGTGGTGGGCAGGCACTGAAACCCCAAATTATTTCACCAATCGGGCTCTTGATGCAATCAATGGCTTCAAAGACTTCGTTTTGTTTAAAGAATCCAGTAAAACGCCGATTGTATCCGGCTATTTTGATCATTCATGGCATGTGCCCGATGCCGAGGCCAAAGCACTCACCGAAACTGGCGTTGTAACGGTAAATGCTGGCCCCATCGTATCAACTAAGTAA
- a CDS encoding (2Fe-2S)-binding protein: protein MSSVKLTINNQPHTLDVDADMPLLWAIRDVVGLTGTKFGCGIAQCGACTVHLDGSPTRSCSLPVSAAVGHKITTIEGISKNGDHPIQKAWIEHQVPQCGYCQSGQIMSAVALLKHTPKPTDDDIDAAMQGNICRCGTYNRIRQAIHTASADMASAPKVPKSTPKIGKR from the coding sequence ATGTCTTCTGTAAAATTGACCATCAATAATCAGCCCCATACTCTGGATGTCGATGCCGACATGCCCCTGTTATGGGCCATCCGCGATGTGGTCGGGTTAACCGGCACTAAATTCGGCTGCGGTATAGCGCAGTGTGGTGCCTGTACCGTTCATCTGGATGGTAGCCCCACTCGCTCCTGTAGTTTACCCGTTTCGGCAGCGGTAGGTCATAAGATAACAACCATCGAAGGCATCTCTAAAAATGGCGACCATCCTATTCAGAAAGCCTGGATTGAGCATCAGGTACCACAGTGCGGCTATTGTCAGTCAGGACAGATCATGTCGGCGGTTGCCTTGTTGAAACATACGCCCAAACCCACCGACGACGATATCGACGCGGCTATGCAGGGTAACATTTGCCGTTGTGGTACCTATAATCGCATCAGGCAGGCTATTCACACCGCTTCTGCCGATATGGCGTCGGCCCCGAAAGTACCTAAGTCAACTCCTAAAATCGGCAAACGATGA
- a CDS encoding xanthine dehydrogenase family protein molybdopterin-binding subunit, with protein MSAKPTQTAIDRRGFLKAVGLTGTAFALGLSSTEATAGPVLNLSARPGLAQPGVTLLESVELTPFIIIEKSGRITFMNPRPEIGQGTFQSVPALIAEELEVSLDKVVIKQTGGESKFGGLWSQAVGGSGSIRGGYTQMRKVGASAREMLIKAASQQWNVPIEECYAEDAKIIHRPSGKKTSYGELAEIASKLDVPKTPALKDPKDFKILGKSAPRPDTPLKVTGQAQFGIDAKTPGMVYASIERCPVLGSKLVSFDATQALKVKGVQQAVKVERVVGKNRYEGVAVIATNYWAALKGRKALKVKWDHQGHDTFNSTDFDNSLRELAKTDGVVGHSLGDFDKAYSEAPVKLEALYETPIVSHSTMEPMNALAHYQPGDKVELWVSSQGGDLVIDEVARVLKVPASNVKVHVLFNGGGFGRRLTQDFASEAALLSKTIGKPVKVVWTREDDTTLGPFRPMTYSALRGALSSDGQAVALQHKVISPSIDATMGETGKYDKAKPDGTMLEGTNEQKYEIPNVNTRYVHAEVHIPLTYWRSVTSSTLAFSHECFLDEMAHKAGQDPIAFRLAMLTKESDTKRVLTKLKEFSGWDKPLPAGKGRGVAQWEFFAGLAGQVVEVSKTENGGVKVDKVYCVIDLGTVVNPDTVKAQVEGAIAMALTAATKDGITFEQGRAVQANFDKNRMLRINEMPEVEVLILAEGGPKIKGVGEPGLPPLAPALANAVFAATGKRIRRLPFDLAKV; from the coding sequence ATGAGCGCGAAACCAACTCAAACAGCCATTGACCGCCGGGGCTTTCTGAAAGCAGTCGGTTTGACGGGTACGGCCTTTGCCTTAGGGCTCTCATCAACTGAAGCCACTGCAGGTCCTGTATTGAATCTTAGCGCCCGGCCAGGATTGGCCCAGCCTGGAGTAACCCTGCTTGAATCGGTCGAACTGACTCCGTTTATCATTATCGAAAAATCGGGGCGAATTACGTTCATGAATCCCCGACCCGAAATTGGTCAGGGAACATTCCAGTCGGTTCCAGCGCTCATTGCCGAAGAACTGGAAGTTTCGCTGGATAAGGTTGTGATCAAACAAACTGGTGGCGAAAGCAAATTCGGTGGTTTATGGTCGCAGGCAGTGGGTGGTAGCGGTTCCATCCGGGGCGGCTATACGCAGATGCGTAAAGTAGGGGCCTCGGCCCGCGAAATGCTTATTAAAGCCGCTAGTCAGCAATGGAATGTACCGATCGAGGAATGCTACGCGGAAGACGCGAAAATCATCCATCGACCATCGGGCAAAAAAACGTCGTATGGCGAATTGGCGGAAATAGCGTCAAAACTCGACGTTCCGAAAACACCGGCGTTAAAAGATCCAAAGGATTTTAAAATTCTGGGCAAATCGGCACCGCGCCCTGATACACCTCTCAAAGTTACGGGACAGGCACAGTTTGGTATCGATGCTAAAACGCCGGGAATGGTATATGCATCGATCGAACGTTGCCCGGTGCTTGGCAGCAAACTGGTTAGCTTTGATGCCACTCAGGCATTGAAAGTCAAAGGCGTGCAGCAAGCCGTGAAGGTGGAAAGGGTCGTTGGCAAAAACCGATATGAAGGCGTAGCTGTTATTGCCACAAATTACTGGGCTGCCTTAAAAGGAAGAAAAGCACTTAAAGTTAAGTGGGATCATCAAGGACACGACACATTCAATTCAACTGATTTTGACAATTCGCTCCGTGAACTAGCCAAAACCGATGGTGTTGTCGGCCATAGTCTGGGCGACTTCGATAAAGCCTACTCCGAGGCTCCGGTTAAGCTGGAAGCACTCTATGAAACACCCATTGTCAGTCATTCGACAATGGAGCCAATGAATGCTCTGGCCCATTATCAGCCCGGCGACAAGGTTGAGCTATGGGTTTCATCGCAGGGTGGTGACCTGGTTATCGACGAAGTTGCCAGGGTGCTTAAGGTGCCCGCCAGTAACGTAAAAGTGCACGTGCTGTTCAATGGCGGAGGCTTTGGCCGGCGGCTAACCCAGGACTTTGCCAGCGAAGCAGCTTTGCTTTCCAAAACAATTGGGAAGCCGGTTAAGGTCGTTTGGACGCGTGAAGATGATACAACGCTCGGTCCTTTTCGCCCGATGACCTATTCGGCTTTGCGCGGAGCATTGTCGAGTGATGGGCAGGCGGTGGCTCTTCAACATAAGGTCATTTCGCCCTCCATTGATGCAACGATGGGCGAAACGGGCAAATATGATAAAGCCAAGCCCGATGGCACCATGCTTGAAGGTACGAACGAGCAGAAATACGAGATTCCGAATGTGAACACACGTTATGTGCATGCTGAGGTTCACATTCCGCTCACCTACTGGCGTTCGGTGACGAGTTCGACGCTGGCCTTCTCGCACGAGTGTTTTCTGGACGAAATGGCTCATAAAGCAGGCCAGGACCCGATAGCGTTCCGGCTGGCCATGTTAACGAAAGAATCAGACACCAAGCGGGTATTGACCAAACTAAAAGAATTCTCGGGCTGGGATAAACCGCTGCCCGCCGGAAAAGGTCGGGGAGTGGCACAATGGGAGTTCTTTGCCGGTTTAGCGGGTCAGGTGGTCGAAGTTTCCAAAACAGAAAATGGTGGCGTAAAAGTCGACAAAGTCTATTGTGTCATTGACCTTGGTACGGTTGTTAATCCAGACACGGTCAAAGCGCAGGTTGAAGGCGCTATTGCCATGGCCCTAACAGCTGCGACTAAAGATGGAATTACATTTGAACAAGGTCGTGCAGTTCAGGCTAATTTCGACAAAAACCGGATGCTTCGAATTAACGAGATGCCTGAAGTCGAAGTGCTTATTTTAGCCGAAGGAGGACCCAAGATCAAAGGTGTTGGTGAGCCCGGATTACCGCCTTTGGCTCCGGCTTTAGCCAACGCAGTTTTTGCCGCTACAGGCAAACGCATCCGACGACTACCCTTTGATTTAGCGAAAGTATAA